A genomic window from Leptolyngbya sp. BL0902 includes:
- a CDS encoding 16S rRNA (cytosine(967)-C(5))-methyltransferase, which produces MAATVPKTNPPTARQWTLSALLQVQGGAYADVALHRTLAQAKLSSQDAALMTELVYGTVRRQRTLDGLISQLGTRSAEKQPPVLRLVLQMGLYQLRYLKSIPASAAVNTSVDLAKANGLGQLSKVVNGLLRQYERLTAEGADPLILPEDPTAALGVRHSYPDWIVDLWRQQLGDPEADQLCQWFNQVPSLDLRVNRLQTTLEAVEQALSTAGIATERLPGLPWALRLSQHSGAITDLPGYGEGWWAVQDASAQRVGQLLNPQPGETVIDLCAAPGGKATHLAEMMGDQGTVWACDRTASRLKKVTANAQRLQLHSIRTHLGNSTDLAHLHGQGDRVLVDAPCSGLGTLHRHADARWRQTPDSIQALVPQQQALLSEAARCTKPGGTLVYATCTLHPAENEGVIQAFLQDYPQWHIQPPDAESIPGLSPSPDGWIKVWPHRQNMDGFFMACLRHRL; this is translated from the coding sequence ATGGCGGCAACGGTTCCCAAGACAAATCCTCCAACGGCGCGGCAGTGGACGCTCTCGGCCCTGCTTCAGGTGCAAGGGGGAGCCTACGCCGACGTGGCCCTACATCGCACCTTGGCCCAGGCCAAGCTCTCCTCCCAGGATGCCGCTTTGATGACGGAACTGGTCTACGGCACCGTGCGACGGCAGCGCACCCTGGACGGGCTGATTTCCCAACTGGGCACGCGCTCCGCCGAGAAACAGCCCCCGGTGTTGCGGTTGGTGTTGCAGATGGGCCTCTATCAACTGCGCTATCTCAAATCCATTCCGGCCTCGGCGGCGGTGAATACCAGTGTGGATTTGGCTAAGGCCAACGGCTTAGGGCAACTGTCTAAGGTGGTGAACGGCCTGCTGCGGCAGTACGAACGACTGACGGCGGAGGGGGCCGACCCTCTGATTCTGCCGGAAGATCCCACGGCAGCGTTGGGGGTGCGCCACAGCTATCCCGACTGGATTGTAGACCTGTGGCGGCAACAACTCGGTGATCCAGAGGCCGATCAGCTATGCCAGTGGTTTAACCAAGTACCTAGTCTGGATCTGCGGGTGAATCGTTTGCAAACCACCCTAGAAGCCGTGGAACAAGCCCTGTCCACAGCGGGAATCGCCACCGAGCGACTCCCTGGCCTGCCCTGGGCCTTGCGGCTGAGCCAGCATTCTGGAGCCATCACCGACCTCCCGGGCTATGGCGAGGGCTGGTGGGCCGTGCAGGATGCCAGCGCCCAACGGGTGGGCCAACTGCTGAACCCGCAACCGGGGGAAACGGTGATCGACCTTTGCGCCGCACCGGGGGGCAAGGCCACCCACCTAGCAGAAATGATGGGCGATCAGGGCACCGTTTGGGCCTGCGACCGCACCGCCTCTCGCCTCAAAAAAGTGACGGCCAATGCCCAGCGCCTGCAACTTCACAGTATTCGCACCCACCTGGGCAACAGCACCGATTTGGCCCACCTCCACGGCCAGGGAGATCGGGTGTTGGTAGATGCCCCCTGTTCTGGCCTCGGCACCCTGCACCGCCACGCCGATGCCCGCTGGCGACAAACCCCCGACTCCATCCAAGCTCTAGTGCCCCAGCAGCAAGCCCTGCTATCTGAAGCGGCCCGCTGCACCAAACCGGGCGGCACCCTGGTCTATGCCACCTGCACCCTCCACCCCGCCGAAAATGAAGGGGTGATTCAAGCCTTCCTGCAAGATTATCCCCAATGGCACATTCAGCCCCCCGATGCCGAGTCCATCCCCGGACTCTCCCCATCCCCGGACGGGTGGATCAAGGTTTGGCCCCACCGCCAGAATATGGACGGCTTCTTTATGGCCTGTCTGCGGCATCGGTTGTAG
- the petN gene encoding cytochrome b6-f complex subunit PetN: protein MDILTLGWVSLLVVFTFSLSMVVWGRNGF, encoded by the coding sequence ATGGACATTTTGACCTTGGGCTGGGTTTCTTTGCTGGTTGTCTTCACCTTCTCCCTCTCCATGGTGGTGTGGGGCCGCAACGGCTTCTAG
- the clpP gene encoding ATP-dependent Clp endopeptidase proteolytic subunit ClpP yields the protein MIPTVIEQSGRGERAFDIYSRLLRERIIFLGQEVTSDSANLIVAQMLFLEAEDPDKDIYLYINSPGGSVTAGLGIYDTMNHIRPQVCTICVGLAASMGAFLLAAGEKGKRMSLPNSRIMIHQPLGGAQGQATDIEIQAKEILYLKQRLNESLANNTGKPIEKIAEDTERDFFMSPQEAVEYGLIDQVIDRASVGGRPMVVA from the coding sequence ATGATTCCTACCGTTATTGAGCAATCCGGGCGTGGTGAGCGCGCATTTGACATTTACTCCCGTCTGTTGCGCGAGCGGATTATTTTCCTCGGCCAAGAGGTGACGTCCGATTCCGCCAACCTGATTGTGGCGCAAATGCTATTTCTGGAAGCTGAGGATCCCGACAAAGACATTTACCTCTACATCAACTCCCCCGGTGGGTCGGTGACGGCGGGCCTCGGCATCTACGACACCATGAACCACATTCGGCCCCAGGTCTGCACCATCTGCGTGGGCCTTGCCGCCAGCATGGGAGCCTTTTTGCTGGCCGCCGGAGAAAAGGGCAAACGCATGAGCCTGCCCAACTCCCGCATTATGATCCACCAACCCCTCGGCGGTGCCCAGGGCCAAGCCACCGATATCGAAATTCAGGCCAAGGAAATCCTCTACCTGAAGCAGCGCCTCAACGAATCCCTCGCCAACAACACCGGGAAGCCCATCGAAAAAATTGCGGAAGACACGGAACGCGACTTCTTCATGAGCCCCCAAGAAGCGGTGGAGTACGGCCTAATTGACCAGGTGATCGACCGGGCCTCTGTGGGGGGGCGTCCGATGGTGGTGGCCTAG
- a CDS encoding TerC family protein, with translation MLDQLLDISTNLGVDTLLLLPVLIALEAVLSADNAIALAAIAQGLEGEKLQQQALNFGLLIAFVLRVALILAAGWVLQFWQFEVMGAAYLLWLVFKHFTSETDDADQHHGPRFTSLIQAIPIIAFTDLAFSLDSVTTALALSKDTLVILLGGLIGVLTLRFMAGLFIRWLEEFEHLEDAGFVTVAFVGVRLLARVVDPSLVPPEWLMVLLIAVVFAWGFSKRTEPTPPSSPDVALVAPHNAPLPTVTDLDKAQIASAEKSTPSDNADLGYAERS, from the coding sequence ATGCTAGACCAACTGCTCGATATTTCGACCAACCTTGGGGTAGATACCCTGCTGCTGCTGCCTGTGCTCATTGCTCTGGAAGCGGTGCTTTCCGCCGACAACGCCATTGCCCTAGCGGCCATCGCCCAGGGGTTGGAGGGGGAAAAGTTGCAGCAGCAAGCCCTCAACTTTGGCTTGCTGATTGCCTTTGTGCTGCGGGTGGCCCTGATTTTGGCAGCGGGCTGGGTGCTTCAGTTTTGGCAGTTTGAAGTGATGGGGGCAGCCTATCTGCTGTGGCTGGTGTTTAAGCATTTCACGTCTGAAACTGACGACGCCGATCAACACCATGGCCCCCGGTTTACCTCCCTGATCCAGGCTATCCCCATCATCGCCTTCACCGACCTCGCCTTTTCCCTGGATAGCGTCACCACGGCCCTCGCCCTGTCGAAGGATACCCTAGTCATCCTGCTGGGTGGGTTAATTGGGGTGCTGACCCTGCGGTTCATGGCAGGGCTGTTTATCCGCTGGTTGGAGGAGTTTGAACATTTAGAAGATGCGGGCTTTGTCACCGTTGCCTTTGTGGGGGTGCGGCTGTTGGCACGGGTTGTGGATCCATCTCTGGTACCGCCCGAATGGCTGATGGTGCTGCTGATTGCCGTAGTGTTTGCCTGGGGATTCTCCAAGCGCACCGAACCTACCCCCCCGTCCTCACCGGACGTGGCCCTGGTGGCCCCCCACAACGCTCCCTTGCCCACCGTAACCGACCTAGACAAGGCCCAGATCGCCAGCGCGGAAAAGTCCACGCCCTCCGACAACGCCGACCTTGGCTATGCCGAGCGATCCTAG
- a CDS encoding DUF1815 family protein — protein MFVRLAEQHRQFVKDLVMNLQALATVLEGLGYLASCYTCGGQMNSASFMVSLGDNHLIRFLVSDYGITWTEMRDDRELMKLEGAEAIQQLQELANLAKFKIAPSHPSPALSTSA, from the coding sequence ATGTTCGTTAGACTTGCGGAGCAGCATCGACAATTTGTGAAAGACCTGGTCATGAACCTTCAGGCCCTCGCTACGGTGCTCGAAGGGCTGGGCTACCTCGCCTCTTGCTATACCTGCGGTGGCCAGATGAACAGCGCCTCCTTCATGGTCAGCCTCGGCGACAACCACTTGATCCGCTTCCTCGTGTCCGACTACGGCATTACCTGGACGGAAATGCGCGACGACCGTGAACTCATGAAACTGGAAGGGGCCGAAGCCATCCAGCAACTCCAAGAACTGGCCAACCTAGCGAAGTTCAAAATCGCGCCAAGCCACCCCAGTCCGGCCCTGTCCACCTCCGCTTAA
- a CDS encoding SWIM zinc finger family protein: MTAYSSPSAAAYVLEEEAWWVQRWVDLLNAYRFKKRLERGRIYAREGHILSLEYAGAKVTALVQGTAEEPYKLSIWLDTFSAEDWNYVIDSLSEQAIHSAQLLAGEMPADIEAVFTANGLSLYPFSLGEVHSKCSCPDPKNPCKHIAAVYYQLGDLFREDPFVLFQLRGRSRESLLEALRLKRRVIPPTEAETDAALTAPEASPSRPVDTVDLTPFWRYDDPLDADLVVITPSETTVLDTLGKLPLPPEDAPAVMANLKTLYQSAAQQAMMRALG, translated from the coding sequence ATGACCGCCTACTCATCGCCCTCTGCCGCTGCCTATGTCCTAGAAGAAGAGGCGTGGTGGGTGCAGCGCTGGGTGGATTTGCTGAACGCCTATCGGTTCAAAAAGCGGCTGGAGCGAGGGCGCATCTATGCGCGGGAGGGGCACATCCTCAGCCTGGAATATGCCGGGGCGAAGGTGACGGCCCTGGTGCAGGGCACCGCCGAGGAGCCCTACAAGCTGTCGATCTGGCTGGATACCTTCAGCGCCGAAGACTGGAACTACGTGATCGATTCCCTCTCGGAGCAGGCGATTCACTCGGCCCAGTTGCTGGCGGGGGAAATGCCCGCCGACATTGAAGCGGTGTTTACCGCCAATGGCCTCAGTTTGTACCCCTTCAGTCTGGGGGAGGTGCATTCCAAATGCAGTTGCCCCGACCCCAAAAACCCCTGCAAGCACATTGCGGCGGTGTATTACCAACTGGGCGACTTGTTTCGGGAAGATCCCTTTGTGCTGTTTCAGTTGCGGGGCCGCAGCCGCGAAAGTTTGCTAGAGGCGTTGCGGCTCAAGCGTCGGGTCATCCCGCCCACCGAGGCAGAAACAGACGCGGCCTTGACCGCCCCGGAGGCCAGCCCCAGCCGTCCGGTGGACACGGTGGATCTGACCCCATTTTGGCGCTACGACGACCCCCTCGACGCTGACCTAGTGGTGATTACCCCCTCCGAAACCACGGTGCTCGATACCCTGGGCAAGCTGCCCCTGCCGCCGGAGGATGCCCCCGCCGTGATGGCGAACCTCAAAACCCTCTACCAATCCGCCGCCCAACAGGCCATGATGCGGGCGCTGGGCTAG
- a CDS encoding uridine diphosphate-N-acetylglucosamine-binding protein YvcK, producing the protein MRPTPLSILLEQIHRWRRSSRSSPRRASRLVWWLAPGLLVKRWLFISVMGVLMVGTGLMIWLRLTPVFYTGQMLGAALRTFTTYVPNYISGPLGILLGLWLILWGQTRTVGAITDVLIPGHEEELLDALLTQRRLSRGPKIVVVGGGTGLSNLLRGLKHYSSNITAIVTVADDGGSSGRLRREIGVLPPGDIRNCLSALADEEKLLTELFKYRFEAGSGLVGHSFGNLFLTAMSEITGDLEQAIAASSKVLAVRGQVLPSTLSDVQLWAELDNGRRIVGESKIAEARRRIVQIGCLPPNPPALPKAIRAIEEADYIIIGPGSLYTSIIPNLLVPDLVKAIAAQRVPRVYVCNIMTEPGETEGFAVSDHIRALDAACGQHLFDAVLVQKTPPAEAVVRHYAQQGVGPVILDREAVIASGRRIIAANIMDERPDLTVRHHPHHLARVLLRWYSRTQRIWP; encoded by the coding sequence ATGCGGCCCACCCCCCTGTCCATACTCCTTGAGCAGATCCATCGGTGGCGGCGATCCTCCAGGTCATCTCCACGGCGGGCCAGTCGTTTGGTGTGGTGGCTGGCTCCGGGGCTGTTGGTGAAGCGGTGGCTGTTCATCAGCGTGATGGGGGTGCTGATGGTGGGCACTGGTCTGATGATTTGGCTGCGGCTCACCCCTGTGTTTTATACCGGGCAGATGCTAGGGGCGGCGCTGCGGACGTTTACCACCTATGTCCCCAACTACATCAGCGGCCCCCTAGGAATTTTGCTGGGGCTGTGGCTGATTTTGTGGGGCCAAACCCGCACCGTGGGAGCCATCACCGATGTGCTGATTCCGGGCCATGAGGAGGAGCTTTTGGACGCTCTGCTCACCCAGCGGCGGCTATCGCGGGGGCCGAAGATTGTGGTGGTGGGCGGTGGCACCGGGCTCTCGAACCTGCTGCGGGGGCTGAAGCACTACAGTTCCAACATCACCGCCATTGTCACCGTGGCCGATGATGGCGGGTCTTCGGGACGGCTGCGGCGGGAAATTGGTGTGCTGCCTCCGGGGGATATCCGCAACTGTCTGTCGGCCCTGGCGGACGAAGAAAAGCTGCTGACGGAGTTGTTTAAGTATCGCTTTGAGGCGGGCAGCGGGCTGGTGGGCCATAGCTTTGGCAACCTGTTTCTCACCGCCATGAGCGAAATTACGGGCGACCTAGAGCAGGCCATTGCCGCGAGTTCCAAAGTATTGGCGGTGCGGGGACAGGTGTTGCCCTCCACCCTCAGCGATGTGCAACTGTGGGCCGAACTGGATAACGGTCGACGCATTGTGGGCGAATCTAAAATTGCTGAGGCCCGTCGCCGCATCGTCCAGATTGGCTGCTTGCCGCCCAATCCGCCCGCCCTACCCAAAGCCATCCGCGCCATCGAAGAAGCCGACTACATCATCATTGGCCCCGGCAGTCTGTATACCAGCATCATTCCTAACCTGCTGGTGCCCGACCTGGTCAAAGCCATCGCCGCCCAGCGCGTGCCCCGCGTCTACGTCTGCAACATCATGACCGAACCGGGGGAAACCGAGGGCTTTGCCGTCTCCGACCACATTCGCGCCCTGGATGCCGCCTGTGGTCAACACCTGTTTGATGCGGTGCTGGTACAAAAAACACCTCCCGCTGAAGCCGTCGTCCGCCACTATGCCCAGCAGGGAGTTGGCCCCGTCATCCTCGACCGAGAGGCCGTGATTGCTTCGGGTCGTCGCATTATTGCCGCCAACATCATGGACGAACGCCCCGACCTCACCGTACGCCACCATCCCCACCACTTGGCCCGTGTGCTGCTGCGCTGGTATTCTCGCACCCAGCGGATTTGGCCCTAG
- a CDS encoding CsbD family protein — MAIEDRMKATAKNVEGKVQAAVGEITGDPKDQAVGKAKQAEARIIHAEEDAKDKLKEVID, encoded by the coding sequence ATGGCTATTGAAGATCGCATGAAGGCGACCGCTAAAAATGTTGAAGGTAAAGTGCAGGCAGCGGTTGGCGAAATTACAGGCGACCCCAAGGATCAAGCCGTTGGTAAGGCCAAGCAAGCCGAAGCCCGCATCATCCACGCCGAGGAAGATGCCAAGGACAAGCTCAAGGAAGTCATTGATTAG
- a CDS encoding phosphoglycerate kinase, translated as MVKKSVASLTAADLEGKRVLVRADFNVPLDDQGAITDDTRIRAALPTIQDLTGKGAKVILTSHFGRPKAQVVESMRLTPVAKRLGELLGQEVIKCDDCIGDEVAAAINGMGNGQVALLENVRFYAGEEANDPDFAKALAANADLYVNDAFGTAHRAHASTEGVTKYLSPSVAGYLIEKELQYLQAAIENPQRPLAAIIGGSKVSSKIGVIETLLDKVDKLLIGGGMIFTFYKARGLSVGGSLVEEDKLELAKALEAKAKEKGVDLLLPTDVVVADKFAPDANAQTVSVEAIPDGWMGLDIGPDSVTVFQEALKQCKSVIWNGPMGVFEFDKFAAGTEAIAHTLAELTPQGVTTIIGGGDSVAAVEKVGVAEQMSHISTGGGASLELLEGKELPGIAALDEA; from the coding sequence ATGGTCAAAAAATCTGTGGCCAGTCTGACCGCTGCCGATCTCGAAGGAAAGCGGGTGTTGGTGCGGGCCGACTTCAACGTGCCCCTGGATGACCAAGGGGCCATCACCGACGACACCCGCATTCGGGCAGCGCTGCCCACCATCCAAGACCTGACGGGCAAAGGGGCCAAGGTAATTTTGACCAGCCACTTTGGTCGTCCCAAGGCCCAGGTGGTCGAGAGTATGCGCCTCACCCCCGTGGCCAAGCGCCTAGGCGAACTGCTGGGCCAAGAGGTGATCAAGTGCGACGACTGCATCGGTGACGAGGTGGCCGCCGCCATTAACGGCATGGGCAACGGCCAGGTGGCCCTGCTAGAAAACGTGCGCTTCTACGCTGGCGAAGAGGCCAACGATCCTGACTTCGCCAAGGCCCTCGCTGCCAACGCGGATCTGTATGTGAACGATGCCTTTGGCACCGCCCACCGCGCCCACGCCTCCACCGAGGGCGTCACCAAGTACCTCAGCCCCTCCGTGGCCGGGTATTTGATCGAAAAAGAACTGCAATACCTGCAAGCGGCCATCGAAAACCCCCAGCGTCCCCTGGCGGCGATTATCGGCGGTTCCAAGGTGTCCAGCAAAATCGGCGTGATCGAAACCCTGCTGGATAAGGTAGACAAGCTGCTGATCGGTGGCGGCATGATCTTCACCTTCTACAAAGCCCGTGGCCTCAGCGTCGGCGGTTCTCTGGTAGAAGAAGACAAGCTGGAACTGGCCAAAGCCCTAGAAGCCAAGGCCAAGGAAAAAGGCGTTGACCTGCTACTGCCCACCGATGTGGTGGTGGCCGACAAGTTTGCCCCCGATGCCAACGCCCAAACCGTCAGTGTGGAAGCCATCCCCGACGGCTGGATGGGTCTCGACATCGGCCCTGACTCGGTGACGGTGTTCCAAGAGGCGCTGAAGCAGTGCAAGTCCGTGATTTGGAACGGCCCCATGGGCGTGTTTGAGTTCGATAAGTTTGCGGCAGGCACCGAAGCCATCGCCCACACCCTGGCAGAACTCACCCCCCAAGGCGTCACCACCATCATCGGCGGCGGCGATTCCGTGGCAGCGGTGGAAAAAGTGGGCGTGGCCGAGCAAATGAGCCACATCTCCACCGGGGGCGGTGCCAGCCTGGAACTGCTGGAAGGCAAGGAACTCCCCGGCATTGCCGCTTTGGATGAAGCCTAG
- a CDS encoding universal stress protein: MFKIVLFPIDMSAEAQQASPKVAELVKFHQSRLVLLSVVEPVEPDVAGDQQTSPEAVAALLGKAKDVFAQQGIDAEAIEREGQPAFVICDVADELNADLIVMGCRGVGLIEDIQAESVTTRVINLSPCPVLIIP; this comes from the coding sequence ATGTTTAAGATCGTTCTCTTTCCCATCGACATGAGTGCCGAGGCGCAACAGGCAAGCCCCAAGGTGGCTGAACTGGTGAAGTTCCACCAAAGCCGCCTGGTGCTGCTCTCGGTGGTAGAACCTGTAGAACCCGATGTCGCTGGCGATCAGCAAACCTCCCCGGAGGCGGTGGCGGCGCTGCTGGGGAAGGCCAAGGATGTGTTTGCCCAGCAGGGCATCGACGCTGAAGCGATTGAACGGGAAGGCCAGCCCGCCTTTGTGATCTGCGATGTGGCCGACGAACTGAACGCCGACCTAATTGTGATGGGCTGTCGTGGCGTGGGCCTAATCGAAGACATCCAGGCCGAAAGCGTCACCACCCGCGTCATCAACCTCTCCCCCTGTCCGGTGTTGATTATTCCCTAG
- a CDS encoding DUF3143 domain-containing protein — MALPTASTPLYNHTLPDIEDWLRRQGCEQNSDVPHRWHVQRPLWEADVILDIDALVVRYVNAGADGKDVQRIFKYSLSRKDLEEAIFSGP, encoded by the coding sequence ATGGCTCTTCCCACCGCGAGCACTCCCCTCTATAACCATACCCTGCCGGATATTGAAGACTGGCTGCGTCGCCAGGGCTGCGAACAAAATAGCGACGTGCCCCACCGCTGGCACGTACAGCGCCCCCTCTGGGAAGCCGATGTGATTTTAGACATCGATGCCCTGGTGGTGCGCTATGTCAACGCCGGAGCCGACGGCAAGGATGTGCAGCGGATTTTCAAATATTCCCTCAGCCGCAAGGATCTCGAAGAAGCGATTTTTTCTGGGCCTTAG
- a CDS encoding J domain-containing protein, whose translation MPAPNPRPETYYDRLGVKPTASPQQIRQAFRELSKLYHPDTTTLPEEEATEKFQQLNEAYGILSSPDRRWTYDKQVGYSRISVMQPLEPLSRASSTVPRRKEPSNLYLDPTDRPLSAGEIFALFILGLTFVACLALVVTVGLTRGDYAINPELPEAATLTSDAPPTPDRQEPLPKEADPAPSLPSPPRPRSAQGAPTWL comes from the coding sequence ATGCCTGCACCCAACCCAAGACCCGAAACCTACTACGACCGACTGGGGGTGAAGCCGACCGCAAGCCCCCAGCAAATTCGGCAGGCGTTTCGGGAACTGAGCAAGCTCTACCACCCCGACACCACCACCCTACCGGAGGAGGAAGCCACCGAAAAGTTTCAGCAGCTCAACGAAGCCTACGGCATCCTCAGCAGCCCCGACCGCCGCTGGACCTACGATAAACAGGTGGGCTATTCCCGCATTTCGGTGATGCAGCCGCTGGAACCCCTGTCGCGGGCCAGCAGCACCGTGCCCCGCCGCAAGGAACCATCGAACCTGTACCTCGACCCCACGGATCGGCCCCTGTCTGCCGGGGAAATTTTTGCCCTGTTTATCCTGGGGCTGACCTTTGTGGCCTGCTTGGCCCTGGTGGTCACGGTGGGCCTTACCCGTGGAGACTATGCTATCAATCCCGAACTGCCAGAGGCCGCTACCCTAACCTCCGATGCGCCTCCTACCCCAGACCGCCAGGAGCCTCTACCGAAGGAGGCTGACCCTGCGCCCAGCTTGCCATCCCCCCCTCGCCCTCGTTCTGCTCAGGGGGCACCCACTTGGCTGTAG
- a CDS encoding YaaW family protein: MDELRSALELATEEELQALTEMLFRPKFNPLDYLSRLDPLTVKGGSRQEWLDRLEQRFRFLAADGLTVLHGQSQTMTYRQSLVQVCRYLRLPYAETWPTEDLEAEVFLHLIETAWKKLPPKERQQAQKELRQTLAQSPQFQTLPQALQANPTGLLVKGGSALAVSALLRPWLLHHLARQVMFQVARYELAKQTLVRGGGTALAQIQSRVALGMASRGVAVNAARYGATRTLLAWLGPALWTWFLADLGWRTIATNYGRVIPVVFTLAQIRLSRSLMEWESAPC; this comes from the coding sequence GTGGATGAGCTGCGTTCGGCCCTAGAATTGGCCACGGAGGAAGAACTCCAGGCGTTAACCGAAATGTTGTTTCGGCCCAAATTTAACCCGCTGGATTACCTGAGTCGTTTAGACCCGCTGACGGTCAAGGGCGGTTCGCGGCAGGAGTGGCTAGATCGACTGGAGCAGCGGTTTCGGTTTCTCGCAGCGGATGGCTTGACGGTGCTGCACGGCCAAAGCCAGACCATGACCTATCGCCAATCCCTGGTGCAGGTGTGCCGCTATCTGCGCCTGCCCTACGCCGAAACCTGGCCCACCGAGGACTTAGAGGCGGAGGTATTTCTCCATTTAATTGAGACAGCCTGGAAGAAATTACCCCCCAAAGAGCGGCAACAGGCGCAGAAGGAGTTGCGGCAAACCCTGGCCCAGTCGCCCCAGTTCCAGACCTTGCCCCAGGCATTGCAGGCCAATCCCACGGGGCTGCTGGTGAAGGGGGGCAGCGCCCTGGCGGTGAGTGCGCTGTTGCGGCCTTGGTTGCTGCACCATTTGGCCCGTCAGGTGATGTTTCAGGTAGCCCGCTATGAACTGGCCAAGCAAACCCTGGTGCGGGGTGGAGGAACGGCCCTGGCCCAAATCCAGAGCCGGGTGGCCCTGGGCATGGCCTCCCGTGGGGTGGCGGTGAATGCGGCCCGCTATGGCGCAACCCGTACCCTGTTGGCTTGGCTTGGCCCCGCCCTGTGGACGTGGTTTCTGGCGGATCTCGGCTGGCGCACCATTGCCACCAACTACGGTCGGGTGATTCCGGTGGTGTTTACCCTGGCCCAAATTCGCCTCAGTCGGTCGCTCATGGAATGGGAATCGGCCCCGTGTTAG